From the Sporohalobacter salinus genome, one window contains:
- a CDS encoding potassium channel family protein: MKDIIIIGVGRFGLILAKELFEKGHEILAIDKDKKRVQKAVDYSTYAVQADFINEENWGKFEIDKFDVGIVGIGKNLYDNLAATFILNKFNVFYIIAKAKDKLQGELLKEVGVDEIVYPERDIGVKVAGELDDNFAMKLNN; this comes from the coding sequence ATGAAAGATATAATAATAATTGGAGTTGGAAGATTCGGCTTAATTTTAGCTAAAGAACTATTCGAAAAAGGACATGAAATATTAGCAATAGATAAGGATAAAAAAAGAGTACAAAAGGCAGTTGATTATTCAACTTATGCTGTTCAGGCAGACTTTATAAATGAGGAAAATTGGGGAAAATTTGAAATAGATAAGTTTGATGTAGGTATTGTAGGAATAGGAAAAAACTTATATGATAATCTTGCAGCTACCTTTATTTTAAATAAATTTAATGTTTTTTATATAATTGCTAAAGCTAAAGATAAATTGCAGGGAGAATTATTAAAGGAAGTAGGAGTTGATGAAATTGTATATCCGGAACGAGATATAGGAGTTAAAGTAGCTGGAGAATTAGATGACAATTTTGCTATGAAATTGAATAATTAA